A stretch of the Arachis stenosperma cultivar V10309 chromosome 6, arast.V10309.gnm1.PFL2, whole genome shotgun sequence genome encodes the following:
- the LOC130934098 gene encoding uncharacterized protein LOC130934098: MAREGVDRAVVAGGAAAVEVFRQHVEESHHDLVNLLTQQMTTILNPLMADHETKFERLTRKSPQMVHRGQNANDVLARLHVNQIGECYEVTRIVKDVFNRVGFNMGFMNRPYFVSAFSAIVRMAEIPRRVKNPKIITKFTGEVGESTIEHIARYLVEIENLANDKNLKMNFFPSSITKNAFTWFSNLRLNSMTTWAQLENAFHAQFYRRELNVVVTDLVALKRDDEESMDDYMIRFKNTQS; this comes from the exons TATTTCGACAACATGTAGAAGAAAGTCATCATGATTTGGTTAACTTGTTAACCCAACAAATGACTACAATCTTAAATCCTTTGATGGCAGATCATGAGACAAAGTTTGAGCGTCTTACTAG GAAAAGTCCTCAGATGGTTCATCGTGGTCAAAACGCTAATGACGTGTTGGCTCGATTGCATGTCAATCAAATTGGTGAATGTTATGAGGTTACGAGGATTGTTAAAGATGTTTTTAACAGGGTTGGATTCAATATGGGTTTTATGAATCGACCCTATTTTGTCTCTGCTTTCTCTGCTATTGTTCGAATGGCAGAAATACCTAGAAGAGTGAAGAATCCTAAGATAATTACAAAATTCACTGGAGAAGTTGGCGAATCAACTATTGAGCATATTGCTAGATATTTAGTTGAAATCGAAAATCTGGCGAAtgataagaatttgaaaatgaatttttttccttcttcgaTAACAAAGAATGCATTTACTTGGTTTTCAAATCTTAGGCTTAATTCGATGACGACTTGGGCACAGTTAGAGAATGCTTTCCATGCTCAGTTTTATAGAAGAGAGTTAAATGTAGTGGTTACCGATCTAGTGGCTTTGAAACGTGATGATGAAGAGTCAATGGATGATTACATGATTCGTTTCAAAAACACTCAAAGTTGA